AATTCTTCGGTAGAATTCTCATACATAGCCTCGTTATTTTCAATCAAAAGCTTTTTCAGAGCGGCTTTTTCCTTCTCGGATAGATCGGTCAACATAATACGTCTCTTCATGGAGTAATCCATGCGATTCACGTGATCCGCCAAAATTTTGTAGCCCCTACGCGCTTCCCGATCGATTTCCATGTAGCACGCAGTCGCCCCTGCATAGTAAGGACCGGCTTCATTGCGATCGACTGTTACCCAAACGAGCCAATAAGGCTTTCCATTTGGTACTTCTTCTTTATTTGTCGTCCATTTGATGCCCTTTTCAACAGAACTTTTGGCATGTAAGGCACCCATGTCAATGTACG
The window above is part of the Brevibacillus brevis NBRC 100599 genome. Proteins encoded here:
- a CDS encoding YwhD family protein; the encoded protein is MDIFDNKKGGFTIMSGKTDVHGGFGQGVLDLNAVSSVIIDGDEAYIDMGALHAKSSVEKGIKWTTNKEEVPNGKPYWLVWVTVDRNEAGPYYAGATACYMEIDREARRGYKILADHVNRMDYSMKRRIMLTDLSEKEKAALKKLLIENNEAMYENSTEELKQNLS